In Janthinobacterium sp. J1-1, a single genomic region encodes these proteins:
- a CDS encoding DUF3375 domain-containing protein, with protein MDYQQLSAQRRSHPAWRLLAADHAPMIASFLHRHFIAPNIRTIARQQLASHLDDHLYHLHELAGEVLFPKSATAYLDDWASDERGWLRKYYPSGQDEPHYDLTSPTEQAIAWLLGLGQRQFIGTESRLMTVFDLLRQIIDGTELNPRTRIAELQKRKAAIDAEIAQIAQGRLDMMEPTQIRERFLQMSSTARELLSDFRAVEHNFRSLDRSVRERIATWEGSKGELLQEIFGKRDVIADSDEGKSFRAFWDLLMSPSRQDELTALLNAVMALDPVRELAPDGRLLRIHYDWLEAGEVTQRTVARLSEQLRRYLDDQAWLENRRIMQLIRDIEKKALDARAVVEHAAFIDIDAAAPNVLAPMDRTLFAPPFKPVILQGVLDEAAEPVPSDALFEQVYVDRLKLASHIRRALQERKQVSLAALIAEYPLEQGLAELATYLSLATQELPSVIDDTQEETIHWTDAQGRARIATVPLLIFSA; from the coding sequence ATGGATTATCAACAGCTCTCAGCCCAGCGGCGCAGCCATCCGGCGTGGCGCCTCCTTGCCGCCGATCATGCACCGATGATCGCCAGTTTCCTGCATCGTCATTTTATTGCGCCCAATATCCGTACCATCGCACGCCAGCAACTGGCGTCGCATCTGGACGACCATCTGTATCATCTGCATGAACTGGCTGGCGAGGTGTTGTTTCCGAAAAGCGCGACGGCATATCTGGACGACTGGGCTTCCGACGAACGGGGCTGGCTGCGTAAATATTATCCGAGTGGCCAGGATGAGCCACATTACGATCTGACGTCGCCGACCGAACAGGCGATCGCATGGCTGCTCGGCCTGGGGCAGCGCCAATTCATCGGTACCGAATCGCGCCTGATGACGGTATTCGATTTGCTGCGGCAGATTATCGATGGCACGGAATTGAATCCCCGTACCCGTATCGCCGAGCTGCAAAAACGCAAGGCGGCCATCGATGCGGAAATCGCCCAAATCGCCCAGGGCCGGCTCGACATGATGGAGCCGACCCAGATACGCGAACGCTTCCTGCAAATGTCGTCGACGGCGCGCGAGCTGTTGTCCGACTTTCGCGCCGTCGAGCATAATTTTCGCAGCCTGGACCGCTCGGTACGTGAACGTATTGCTACCTGGGAGGGCAGCAAGGGTGAATTGCTGCAGGAGATTTTCGGCAAGCGCGATGTGATCGCCGATTCCGATGAGGGTAAAAGTTTTCGCGCCTTCTGGGACCTGTTGATGTCGCCATCGCGCCAGGATGAATTGACGGCGCTGTTGAATGCGGTCATGGCGCTCGATCCGGTACGCGAACTGGCGCCCGATGGCCGTTTGCTGCGGATTCATTACGACTGGCTGGAGGCGGGCGAAGTGACGCAGCGCACGGTGGCGCGTTTGTCCGAACAGCTGCGGCGCTATCTCGACGACCAGGCCTGGCTGGAAAATCGCCGCATCATGCAGTTGATACGCGATATAGAAAAAAAGGCGCTCGATGCGCGCGCGGTGGTCGAGCATGCGGCCTTTATCGATATCGACGCCGCGGCGCCGAATGTGCTGGCGCCGATGGACCGCACCTTGTTTGCGCCGCCGTTCAAACCCGTCATCTTGCAGGGCGTACTCGATGAAGCGGCCGAACCGGTGCCGTCGGATGCCTTGTTCGAGCAGGTCTACGTCGATCGCCTGAAACTGGCGTCGCATATACGGCGTGCGCTGCAGGAGCGCAAGCAAGTGTCGCTCGCCGCACTGATCGCCGAGTATCCGCTCGAGCAAGGCCTGGCGGAACTGGCGACTTATCTGAGCCTGGCGACGCAGGAATTGCCCAGCGTGATCGACGATACGCAAGAAGAAACGATACACTGGACCGATGCCCAAGGTCGTGCGCGCATTGCCACGGTGCCTCTCCTTATTTTCAGCGCATGA
- a CDS encoding sodium-dependent transporter codes for MKQQKRAGFSSSFGVLAATLGSAVGLGNIWKFPYLTGANGGAGFLLIYLLATLLVGLPVMIAEITLGRRAKVNPISTMEQLAPKGKPWWLVGVIGLVAAFLIVAFYSEVVGWVFAYIVKAIDGSILSSDRHVTEAAFASLISNPLQALLWQWGVLLFIGGILMLGVTKGIEAIAKKLMPLLFLLLLLLCAVSLSLDKAGEGLAFLFRPDFSKLSAAVVLTAMGLAFFKLSVGMGTMMTYGSYFRDDQDIPLTTLRVMAADLGVSMLAGIAIFPAVFTFGFAPSAGPSLVFITIPAVFSQIPMGQALMVVFFILAAVAATGAMLSLMEVPVVIFHERLGWSRRKSTLVTMLSLAALGSLCALSNSTLAHFTLFNLNMFDLFDFVSSNIFLPIGGIAIALFTGWAWGKDNFRQAISNQGRLQNGMLANVLLFLLRYISPVLILLVMLKGLNVF; via the coding sequence ATGAAACAACAAAAACGCGCAGGCTTCAGTTCCAGCTTTGGCGTACTGGCCGCCACCCTCGGTTCGGCCGTCGGTCTCGGCAATATCTGGAAGTTTCCTTACCTGACGGGCGCCAATGGCGGCGCCGGCTTCTTGCTGATCTATCTGCTGGCCACCTTGCTGGTAGGATTGCCCGTGATGATTGCGGAAATCACCCTGGGCCGGCGCGCCAAGGTCAATCCCATCTCGACCATGGAACAGCTGGCGCCCAAGGGCAAGCCGTGGTGGCTGGTCGGCGTGATCGGCCTGGTGGCCGCCTTTCTGATCGTGGCGTTTTACTCGGAAGTGGTGGGCTGGGTGTTTGCCTATATCGTCAAGGCCATCGACGGCTCTATCCTCAGCAGCGACCGCCACGTGACGGAAGCGGCGTTTGCCTCGCTGATCAGCAACCCATTGCAGGCATTGCTGTGGCAATGGGGTGTACTGCTGTTTATCGGCGGCATATTGATGCTGGGCGTCACCAAGGGCATCGAGGCGATCGCCAAGAAACTGATGCCGTTGCTGTTTTTGCTGCTGCTGTTGCTGTGTGCGGTCAGCCTGTCGCTGGACAAGGCCGGCGAAGGCCTGGCCTTCCTGTTCCGTCCCGATTTCTCGAAACTATCCGCCGCCGTGGTGCTGACGGCGATGGGCCTGGCCTTTTTCAAGCTATCCGTTGGCATGGGCACCATGATGACCTATGGCAGTTACTTTCGCGATGATCAGGATATTCCACTGACCACCTTGCGCGTGATGGCGGCCGACCTCGGTGTATCGATGCTGGCCGGCATCGCCATCTTCCCTGCCGTGTTCACCTTCGGCTTTGCGCCCAGTGCGGGGCCGTCGCTGGTGTTCATCACCATCCCGGCCGTGTTCTCGCAGATCCCGATGGGCCAGGCGCTGATGGTGGTGTTCTTTATCCTGGCGGCCGTGGCCGCTACCGGTGCGATGCTGTCGCTGATGGAAGTGCCGGTGGTGATCTTTCATGAGCGGCTGGGCTGGAGCCGGCGCAAATCAACCCTGGTCACCATGCTGTCGCTGGCCGCGCTCGGTTCCCTGTGCGCCCTCAGCAACAGTACCCTGGCGCATTTCACGCTGTTCAATCTGAACATGTTCGACCTGTTCGACTTCGTGTCGTCGAATATCTTCCTGCCGATCGGCGGTATCGCAATTGCCTTGTTCACGGGCTGGGCCTGGGGCAAGGACAACTTCAGGCAGGCGATCAGCAACCAGGGCCGCTTGCAGAATGGCATGCTGGCCAATGTGCTGCTGTTCCTGCTGCGCTATATATCACCGGTATTGATCCTGCTGGTGATGCTGAAGGGCTTGAACGTTTTCTGA
- a CDS encoding M15 family metallopeptidase — MAGASLQLEAVASDPQFRHLNSIAGIAVDLRYATPDNFVGRDLYSPIDCAWLHRDAAAALESAVAWLVAHRPDHHLLVLDALRPQRVQQQLWDALQGTELVGYIAEPSRGSIHSFGMALDITIVGPDGAELDMGTGFDDLSERSHPALELAMLERGDITEQQVDNRRLLRGAMFQAGFFGINSEWWHFDCGDRVLVRQTYTRVL, encoded by the coding sequence ATGGCTGGTGCAAGCCTGCAACTGGAAGCGGTCGCCAGCGATCCGCAATTTCGTCACTTGAACAGCATCGCCGGCATTGCCGTCGACTTGCGCTACGCCACCCCCGACAATTTCGTCGGCCGCGACCTGTACAGCCCCATCGATTGCGCCTGGTTGCACCGCGATGCGGCCGCGGCACTGGAAAGCGCCGTGGCCTGGCTGGTGGCGCACCGGCCCGACCATCACCTGCTGGTGCTCGACGCCTTGCGCCCGCAGCGGGTGCAGCAACAATTGTGGGATGCCCTGCAGGGAACGGAATTGGTGGGCTATATCGCCGAACCGTCGCGCGGCTCGATCCACTCGTTCGGCATGGCCTTGGATATCACCATCGTCGGGCCCGATGGCGCCGAACTCGACATGGGGACAGGGTTCGACGATTTGAGCGAGCGCTCGCACCCGGCGCTGGAACTGGCCATGCTGGAACGGGGCGACATCACCGAGCAGCAGGTGGACAATCGGCGTCTGTTGCGCGGCGCCATGTTCCAGGCGGGATTTTTTGGCATCAACAGCGAATGGTGGCATTTCGACTGCGGCGACCGGGTGCTGGTGCGCCAGACCTACACCCGGGTGTTGTAA
- a CDS encoding LysR family transcriptional regulator has product MRLRHIEVFHAIMQVGTISGAAQVLHISQPAVTKVLQHCELQLGMPLFERVRGKLYPKPEAHRLFVETEKLNRDLIGIRRLAASLKGHAVETIRLVSTPTIAISVLPFAMTAWRRDFPHTRCQLATHHTSEIVNTLRLGEADLALSLQDPRHPGIVAEPIAQGVMTVIAPAGTWRAADCGTPLTAQGLTGELIGHADNDPLGELVIAGCEAQDIHPVFSTVVQTYQIARSLVEAGAGMAVVDPFTAASGSPELLQRRPWAPAVPIQLYLLTASHSPLSHGARRLADSIGVAARNCLERGM; this is encoded by the coding sequence ATGCGGCTGCGCCATATCGAAGTCTTCCACGCCATCATGCAGGTCGGCACCATCAGTGGCGCGGCGCAAGTGCTGCATATCTCGCAGCCGGCCGTCACCAAGGTGCTGCAACATTGCGAGCTGCAACTGGGCATGCCCTTGTTCGAGCGCGTGCGCGGCAAGCTGTATCCCAAGCCCGAGGCGCACCGCCTGTTTGTCGAGACCGAAAAACTCAACCGCGATCTGATCGGCATCCGCCGCCTGGCCGCCAGCCTGAAAGGCCATGCGGTGGAAACCATCCGCCTGGTGTCGACGCCGACGATCGCCATCAGCGTCCTGCCGTTTGCCATGACGGCCTGGCGCCGTGACTTTCCCCATACGCGCTGCCAGCTGGCGACCCACCATACCAGCGAGATCGTCAATACCCTGCGCCTCGGTGAAGCGGACCTGGCCCTGTCGCTGCAGGACCCGCGCCATCCCGGCATCGTCGCCGAACCGATCGCCCAGGGCGTGATGACGGTGATCGCGCCGGCCGGTACCTGGCGCGCGGCGGACTGTGGCACGCCCTTGACGGCGCAGGGGCTGACGGGCGAGCTGATCGGCCATGCCGACAACGATCCGCTGGGCGAACTGGTGATTGCCGGCTGCGAAGCGCAGGATATCCACCCCGTGTTTTCCACCGTGGTGCAAACCTACCAGATCGCCCGCTCGCTGGTGGAAGCGGGCGCCGGCATGGCGGTGGTCGACCCGTTCACGGCCGCCTCCGGTTCGCCCGAGCTATTGCAGCGCCGGCCATGGGCGCCGGCGGTGCCGATACAACTGTATTTATTGACGGCCAGCCATTCGCCGTTGTCGCATGGCGCGCGCCGCCTGGCCGACAGCATCGGCGTGGCGGCCCGCAACTGCCTGGAAAGAGGAATGTAA
- a CDS encoding N-acetylmuramoyl-L-alanine amidase has protein sequence MKKIALALLVALLSACTTTVPQIDRSLTARGQSPRVKFIVIHYTVSDLPRSIKILTEQVVSSHYLLTDTAQPKFYALVDESRQANHAGVSNWKTYTQLNVSSIGIEIVNPGFTESPQGRIWYPFPQAQIDQLIPLLKDIQARYNIAPENILGHNEIAPQRKQDPGPLFPWKQLADAGLIVWPDATRVATQRAVYEQSLPDAVWFQSKLAAHGYATPQTGVFDEETKNVLIAFQMKYRNTLFDGTADAETAALLQVLTTPLPVVAPAPAVAAK, from the coding sequence ATGAAAAAAATCGCTCTTGCCCTGCTGGTTGCCCTGTTGTCGGCCTGTACCACCACCGTTCCCCAGATCGACCGCAGCCTGACGGCGCGCGGCCAGAGTCCGCGCGTGAAATTCATCGTCATCCATTACACGGTCAGCGACCTGCCCCGCTCGATCAAGATCCTGACGGAACAAGTTGTCAGCAGCCATTACCTGCTGACCGATACGGCCCAGCCGAAGTTCTATGCGCTGGTCGACGAATCGCGCCAGGCGAATCACGCCGGTGTCAGCAACTGGAAGACATATACCCAGCTGAACGTCAGCTCGATCGGCATCGAGATCGTCAACCCGGGCTTTACCGAGTCGCCGCAAGGCCGCATCTGGTATCCATTCCCGCAGGCGCAGATCGACCAGCTGATTCCGCTCTTGAAAGACATCCAGGCCCGCTACAATATCGCGCCGGAAAACATCCTGGGCCACAATGAAATCGCGCCGCAGCGCAAGCAGGACCCGGGTCCGCTGTTTCCATGGAAGCAACTGGCCGATGCCGGCCTGATCGTCTGGCCGGACGCCACCCGCGTGGCCACCCAGCGTGCCGTATATGAGCAGTCGCTGCCGGACGCCGTCTGGTTCCAGAGCAAACTGGCGGCACATGGCTATGCCACGCCGCAGACGGGCGTGTTCGACGAAGAAACCAAGAACGTGCTGATCGCCTTCCAGATGAAATACCGCAACACCTTGTTTGACGGCACGGCGGATGCGGAAACGGCAGCCTTGCTGCAAGTATTGACGACGCCACTGCCCGTGGTTGCCCCTGCGCCGGCTGTTGCAGCCAAGTAG
- a CDS encoding N-acetylglucosamine kinase, with protein sequence MTSFHTASRLGLGIDAGGTQTRWALATSDGAIVASGAVDGLSALQMSNDAGRAALHATFAALSQAVLAVGQPAHVHAGLTGFGGDGALLAQSLATLLALRPSDVTLCNDIEIAYLDSFAPGEGYLVYAGTGSIAAWIDAGGVFHRAGGRGVLLDDGGGGYWIAREALRQIWRREDEAPGSWQQSAMARAVFERIGGSDWDSSRQFMYGQDRGAIGRLALAVAASAELDPLALDILQRAGQELARLALALTARHGPRPVVLAGRAAQLHPAIAAAMRAALPDSLMMEQKMARSHEAAARLAAACID encoded by the coding sequence ATGACTTCTTTCCATACAGCTTCCCGCTTAGGCTTGGGTATCGACGCCGGCGGCACCCAGACGCGCTGGGCGCTGGCGACCAGCGACGGCGCCATCGTGGCCAGCGGCGCGGTGGACGGCTTGTCGGCCTTGCAAATGAGCAACGATGCGGGCCGCGCGGCCTTGCACGCCACCTTTGCCGCCTTGAGCCAGGCCGTGCTTGCCGTCGGCCAACCGGCCCATGTGCATGCAGGACTCACCGGTTTTGGCGGCGATGGCGCGCTGTTGGCGCAGTCCCTGGCGACGCTGCTGGCGCTGCGCCCATCGGACGTGACTTTGTGCAATGATATTGAAATCGCCTATCTGGACAGCTTTGCGCCCGGTGAAGGCTACCTGGTGTATGCCGGCACGGGCTCGATTGCCGCCTGGATCGATGCCGGCGGCGTGTTTCACCGTGCGGGCGGGCGCGGCGTGCTGCTGGATGATGGCGGTGGCGGCTACTGGATCGCGCGCGAGGCCTTGCGCCAGATCTGGCGCCGCGAAGATGAAGCGCCGGGCAGCTGGCAGCAATCGGCGATGGCCCGCGCCGTGTTCGAACGGATAGGCGGCAGCGACTGGGACAGTTCGCGCCAGTTCATGTATGGCCAGGACCGCGGCGCCATCGGCCGGCTGGCGCTGGCCGTGGCCGCCAGTGCCGAGCTCGACCCGCTGGCGCTGGACATCTTGCAGCGGGCCGGGCAGGAACTGGCGCGCCTGGCGCTGGCCCTGACGGCGCGCCATGGTCCACGCCCCGTGGTGCTGGCCGGCCGCGCGGCGCAGTTGCACCCGGCAATCGCGGCAGCCATGCGCGCCGCTTTGCCGGACTCGTTGATGATGGAACAAAAGATGGCTCGTTCGCATGAGGCGGCCGCCCGGCTGGCTGCAGCATGCATTGATTAA
- a CDS encoding family 10 glycosylhydrolase — MLSTFKKRLAATATIVAALATASLLSSCTSSRMPVDATAGPAALPAVPPVQHIRGEVPPPAPREFRAAWVSTVANIDWPSRSNLTVAKQQAEAIAILDRARSLNLNAIVLQVRPSADAIYPSQLEPWSEFLTGKQGQPPLPMYDPLAFWVAQAHARGLELHAWFNPYRARHATAKSPLARDSFASTNPASVKQYGRYLWMDPGDAAASKHTTDVVLDVVRRYDIDGVHIDDYFYPYPIDAPGAGAGAETAALDAGSGAAKRELPFPDEPSWQQYLLGGGQLDRAGWRRQNVNQLIEGLYTGIHREKSWVRFGISPFGIGRPNLRPPGIVGFSQYDKLYADAELWLAKGWLDYLSPQLYWPVAQAPQAFGVLLDYWLAQNPYGRHVWPGLYTSRIDNTPKSFTPQEIVKQIEVTRTRPGANGQVHFSMVPLMQNRKGISEQLKAGVYQSPALIPATPWLGTEAPGTPLVAMRRAGDGVNVKLTAGGGKPVAQYAVWARYGEEWRFLVVSGTQAELNLVDDAIGRVNAVVVSAVDRLGNESPRITLRQPTVVAAQ; from the coding sequence TTGTTGTCTACTTTTAAGAAACGGCTGGCTGCCACCGCCACCATCGTGGCCGCGCTGGCCACCGCCAGCTTGCTCAGCAGCTGCACCAGTTCCCGCATGCCCGTCGATGCGACAGCCGGCCCGGCCGCCCTGCCGGCCGTACCGCCCGTGCAACATATTCGTGGTGAAGTGCCGCCGCCGGCGCCGCGCGAGTTCCGCGCCGCCTGGGTCTCGACGGTCGCCAATATCGACTGGCCCAGCCGCAGCAACCTGACGGTGGCCAAGCAGCAGGCCGAGGCGATCGCCATCCTCGACCGCGCCAGGTCGCTCAATTTGAACGCCATCGTGTTGCAGGTGCGCCCCAGCGCCGATGCGATCTACCCGTCGCAGCTGGAGCCGTGGTCGGAATTCCTGACCGGCAAGCAGGGCCAGCCGCCGCTGCCGATGTATGATCCGCTGGCGTTCTGGGTGGCCCAGGCGCATGCGCGGGGGCTGGAACTGCACGCCTGGTTCAACCCCTACCGCGCCCGCCACGCCACCGCCAAGTCGCCGCTGGCGCGCGACAGTTTCGCTTCGACCAACCCCGCGTCCGTGAAACAGTACGGCCGCTACCTGTGGATGGACCCGGGCGATGCCGCCGCATCCAAACACACGACCGACGTGGTGCTCGACGTGGTGCGCCGCTACGATATCGACGGCGTGCATATCGACGATTATTTCTATCCCTACCCGATCGACGCGCCGGGCGCAGGCGCCGGTGCGGAAACCGCCGCGCTGGACGCGGGCAGCGGCGCCGCCAAGCGCGAGCTGCCATTTCCCGACGAACCATCGTGGCAGCAATACCTGCTCGGTGGCGGACAACTCGATCGCGCCGGCTGGCGCCGCCAGAACGTCAACCAGCTGATCGAGGGCTTGTATACCGGCATCCACCGGGAGAAAAGCTGGGTGCGCTTCGGCATCAGCCCGTTCGGCATCGGCCGCCCCAACCTGCGTCCGCCCGGCATCGTCGGTTTCAGCCAGTACGACAAACTGTATGCGGATGCGGAATTGTGGCTGGCCAAGGGCTGGCTCGATTACCTGTCGCCGCAGCTGTACTGGCCGGTGGCGCAGGCGCCGCAGGCATTTGGCGTGCTGCTTGACTATTGGCTGGCGCAGAACCCGTATGGCCGCCATGTGTGGCCGGGCCTGTACACCAGCCGCATCGACAATACGCCGAAGTCCTTCACGCCGCAGGAAATCGTCAAGCAGATCGAAGTGACGCGCACGCGCCCCGGCGCCAATGGCCAGGTGCATTTCAGCATGGTGCCCCTGATGCAGAACCGCAAAGGCATCAGCGAGCAACTGAAGGCGGGCGTGTATCAAAGCCCGGCCCTGATCCCCGCCACGCCATGGCTGGGCACGGAAGCGCCCGGCACGCCGCTGGTGGCGATGCGGCGCGCTGGCGACGGCGTGAATGTGAAACTGACGGCCGGCGGCGGCAAGCCGGTGGCGCAATACGCGGTGTGGGCGCGCTATGGCGAGGAATGGCGTTTCCTGGTGGTGTCCGGCACGCAAGCCGAGCTGAACCTGGTGGACGACGCCATCGGCAGGGTCAATGCGGTGGTGGTCAGCGCCGTCGACCGCCTCGGCAATGAAAGCCCGCGCATCACCTTGCGCCAGCCGACGGTGGTGGCGGCGCAGTAA
- a CDS encoding MFS transporter, whose protein sequence is MKLVKQTAPATAPARVKNPWLWIPSLYFGQGIPYVVVMTLSVIMYKNYGFSNTDIALYTSWLYLPWVIKPLWSPFIDMYRTKRFWIVGLQLVIGAALALVALTTALPHFFQISLAIFWLMAFSSATHDIAADGFYMLGLEEHQQAAFVGVRSTFYRLAMISGQGLLVYLAGYLTHSTGSVQLAWSVVFAILAGLFIALFLYHYFILPKPALDRPSITDAGVSPLQEFVATFAAFFKKKDIVVILGFLLLFRLGEAQLLKLAAPFLLDPVAKGGLGLSTEQVGLVYGTIGVIALTLGGLLGGYIISRFGLKRCLWVMVLSVHLPDLVFVYLATALPSNIYLIAGGIALEQFGYGFGFASYMLYMIMVSDGAHKTAHYAICTGFMALGMMLPGMASGWIQQMLGYQHFFIWVCIATIPAFIMAALVRIDPEFGKKAEA, encoded by the coding sequence ATGAAGCTTGTGAAACAAACCGCCCCGGCCACCGCACCCGCGCGCGTGAAAAACCCCTGGCTGTGGATCCCCTCGCTGTATTTTGGCCAGGGCATACCGTATGTGGTGGTCATGACACTGTCGGTGATCATGTACAAGAACTACGGTTTTTCCAATACCGATATTGCGCTGTATACCAGCTGGCTGTACCTGCCGTGGGTGATCAAGCCGTTGTGGTCGCCGTTTATCGACATGTACCGCACCAAGCGCTTCTGGATCGTCGGCTTGCAGCTGGTGATTGGCGCGGCGCTGGCGCTGGTGGCCCTGACCACCGCCCTGCCGCACTTTTTCCAGATCAGCCTGGCGATCTTCTGGCTGATGGCTTTCAGTTCCGCCACGCATGACATCGCCGCCGACGGCTTTTACATGCTGGGCCTGGAAGAGCACCAGCAGGCGGCCTTTGTCGGCGTGCGCAGCACCTTTTACCGCCTGGCGATGATTTCCGGCCAGGGCCTGCTGGTCTATCTGGCCGGCTACCTGACGCACTCGACCGGCAGCGTGCAGCTGGCCTGGTCGGTGGTGTTCGCCATCCTGGCGGGCCTGTTCATCGCCCTGTTCCTGTACCACTATTTCATCCTGCCCAAGCCGGCCCTTGACCGGCCCAGCATCACCGATGCCGGTGTTTCTCCGCTGCAGGAATTCGTCGCCACCTTCGCGGCGTTTTTCAAGAAGAAGGATATTGTCGTCATCCTCGGCTTTTTGCTGCTGTTTCGCCTCGGCGAAGCGCAGCTGCTGAAACTGGCGGCACCCTTCCTGCTCGACCCCGTCGCCAAGGGCGGCCTGGGCCTGTCCACCGAGCAGGTGGGCCTGGTCTACGGCACCATCGGCGTGATCGCGCTGACCCTGGGCGGTTTGCTGGGTGGCTACATCATTTCGCGCTTCGGCTTGAAACGCTGTTTGTGGGTGATGGTGCTGTCGGTGCACCTGCCCGACCTGGTATTTGTCTACCTGGCCACGGCATTACCCAGCAATATCTATCTGATCGCGGGCGGTATCGCGCTGGAACAGTTTGGCTACGGCTTCGGTTTCGCTTCCTACATGCTGTACATGATCATGGTCTCGGACGGCGCCCACAAGACGGCCCATTACGCCATCTGCACCGGTTTCATGGCGCTGGGCATGATGTTGCCTGGCATGGCCAGCGGCTGGATACAGCAGATGCTGGGCTACCAGCACTTCTTTATCTGGGTGTGCATCGCCACCATCCCCGCCTTCATCATGGCGGCCCTGGTCAGGATCGATCCCGAATTCGGCAAGAAGGCCGAGGCCTGA
- a CDS encoding N-acetylmuramic acid 6-phosphate etherase, giving the protein MLKTETPSTRHAELDLYPTAQLVAALVDDQFWAVEAVRLASPHITAAITAALPRIAAGGRLLYVGAGTSGRLGVLDSVELHPTFSWPPERAVAILAGGAGAMFAAVEGAEDDEGQGAADLLALQPQPNDVVFLLAASGATPYVLGALRAAREAGALTVGIANNAGAPVAMQADCGIVLDTGTEVISGSTRLKAGTAQKITLNTISSALMVGLHKTYGNLMVDLKPTNAKLILRAVKLTMHATGAEEAQARSVLEQCQFHVKVAIVALLKKITTDQAQALLAGAGGSVRSALAA; this is encoded by the coding sequence ATGTTAAAAACTGAAACCCCGAGCACGCGGCATGCGGAACTCGATCTGTATCCAACCGCGCAACTGGTGGCCGCACTGGTCGATGACCAGTTCTGGGCCGTCGAGGCCGTACGGCTGGCCTCGCCGCATATCACGGCCGCCATCACGGCCGCCCTGCCCCGTATCGCCGCCGGTGGCCGGCTCTTGTATGTCGGCGCCGGCACCTCGGGCCGGCTGGGCGTGCTCGACAGCGTGGAACTGCATCCCACTTTTTCCTGGCCGCCCGAGCGCGCCGTGGCCATCCTGGCCGGTGGCGCCGGCGCCATGTTCGCGGCCGTCGAAGGCGCGGAAGATGATGAGGGCCAAGGGGCGGCCGACCTGCTGGCCTTGCAACCGCAGCCCAACGACGTGGTGTTTTTATTGGCCGCGTCCGGCGCCACGCCGTATGTATTGGGGGCCTTGCGCGCCGCGCGCGAGGCGGGCGCCCTGACGGTCGGCATTGCCAATAATGCCGGTGCGCCGGTGGCCATGCAAGCCGACTGTGGCATCGTGCTCGACACGGGCACCGAAGTGATCTCCGGCAGCACCCGTCTGAAAGCGGGCACGGCGCAGAAGATCACCCTCAATACCATTTCCAGTGCGCTGATGGTCGGTTTGCACAAAACCTATGGAAACTTGATGGTAGACTTGAAGCCGACCAACGCCAAGCTGATCTTGCGGGCCGTCAAACTGACCATGCATGCCACCGGCGCCGAGGAAGCGCAGGCAAGAAGCGTGCTGGAGCAATGCCAGTTTCACGTCAAGGTGGCGATTGTTGCCTTGTTAAAAAAAATTACCACAGACCAGGCACAAGCATTGTTGGCCGGCGCTGGCGGCAGTGTGCGCTCGGCACTGGCCGCCTGA
- a CDS encoding GntR family transcriptional regulator, whose product MSQTSMELKVDLNDNSPLYMQIARKLGDDVRNGRYQVDQALPSERTLSELLDVSRVTARKAIDQLVEQGLVVRRRGSGNYIAPRIEQPLSNLSSFSEQLQQRGYRAGSRWLKRDVVIASSEEQLSLGLAQNTKVARLERLRLADDVVMAYEVSVLPFSVVPDPAAVGDSLYAYLAQIKKSPVRALQHIRAMNATGVLAGQLGVPDGQAVLFITRLAYLESGVAVELTHSYCRSDHYDFVAEMRRAP is encoded by the coding sequence ATGAGCCAGACCAGCATGGAACTCAAGGTCGATTTAAATGACAATTCGCCGTTGTATATGCAGATCGCCCGCAAGCTGGGCGATGACGTACGCAATGGCCGCTACCAGGTAGACCAGGCCCTGCCGTCCGAACGCACGCTGTCGGAATTGCTCGACGTTTCGCGCGTCACCGCGCGCAAGGCCATCGACCAGCTGGTCGAGCAGGGCCTGGTCGTGCGCCGCCGCGGTTCGGGCAACTATATCGCGCCGCGCATCGAGCAGCCGCTGTCGAACCTGTCGAGCTTTTCGGAACAATTGCAGCAACGCGGTTACCGGGCCGGCTCGCGCTGGCTCAAGCGCGACGTGGTGATCGCCAGCAGCGAGGAACAGCTGAGCCTGGGCCTGGCGCAAAACACCAAGGTGGCGCGCCTGGAGCGCCTGCGCCTGGCCGACGACGTGGTGATGGCCTATGAGGTCAGCGTGCTGCCCTTCAGCGTGGTGCCGGACCCGGCCGCCGTGGGCGACTCGCTGTACGCCTACCTGGCCCAGATCAAGAAGTCGCCCGTGCGCGCGCTGCAGCATATCCGCGCCATGAACGCCACCGGCGTGCTGGCCGGGCAGCTGGGCGTGCCGGACGGCCAGGCCGTGCTGTTCATTACCCGCCTCGCCTACCTGGAGTCGGGTGTCGCGGTGGAACTCACGCATTCGTATTGCCGCAGTGACCATTACGACTTCGTGGCCGAGATGCGCCGCGCCCCATAA